A stretch of DNA from Micromonospora sp. WMMD1155:
GCCGTGTTGGCCGGGATCGCCGAGCGACTGCCGGCCGACTGGCGCGCTCGGGTCGGGTCCGGGCTGAACGGCCCGGAGCTCTACGCCGACGCCGGTGAGTTCGTGGCCGTCGAGGGGCGACCGACCGCGGACGGTCAGGTCCGACTGGTCGTCGACACCGGCTGCCGGCCGGTCGGCTCGGGCTACGCGCCGTCCCCGGCCGCCGCTACCGGCCCGGAGGCCGCCGCGTTGACTGCGGCGCTGGGGGTGCTCGGCGGGCCGGGCGACGCGACGCCCGAGCTGGTCAGCGCGCCCTGCCCGGGCGGCGGTTCGGCCCACACCGTGCGCTCCGTGGGTGGTCCCGGCTCGACCACCTCGCCGGCCGCGCTCGCCCCGCTGGCCGGGGGCGCCCCCCTGCTGGACGAACCACCGGTGTACGCGTACCGCACCGGCCAGGTCACGGTGCTGGCCGAGGTCGGCCCGGACGCCACCCGGGTGGCCGCCACGGTCGGCTGCCCGGACTGAGTCGAGTCAGTCGCCCTGCGGCTGATCCGCCGATTCGTGGCTGCGGCCCAACGCGTCCACCATGCCCCACCGGCCGGGGATGTTCAGCAGCTCGACGCGGCCCATCCCCGGCGGCACGGCCGGGTCGATGATCAGGTGCTCGCCCTGCGGGTCCAACCCGAGCATCACCCGCAGCAGCAGTAGTGGGGTGCCGGTCGACCAGGCCTGCGGGCTGCACGCGGTCGGGTACTCCACCGGGTAGTCGGTGAGGTCACGGGCGTAGCCGGCGAACGCCTCCGGCAGCCGTCCATCGAAGTACCGGGACGCCGCCAGCATCGTGTCGCAGATCAGCCCGGCCTCCTTCCGGTAGCCGTACCGCCACAGACCCCACGCGATGATCGAGTTGTCGAACGGCCACACCGTGCCCACGTGGTAGCCGATCGGGTTGTACCGCCCCTCGTCCGCGGCGAGCGTCCGCACGCCCCACCCGGAGAACAGACGCGGCCCGAGCAGCTGTTCGACCACCTTGCCGGCGCGGGACTCGTCCACGATGCCGCTCCACAACAGGTGCCCGATGTTCGAGGTCAGCGCGTCCACCTGCCGCCCGTCGGCGTCCAGCGCGAGCGCGTAGTAGCCGCGGTCGGCGATCCAGAAGTCGCGGTCGAACCGCCGCTTGAGATCGGCGGCCTCCCGCTCCAACCGGTCGGCGTACGCCGGGTCGTTCCAGAAGGTTCGGGCCAGCCGGGCGGCCCGGATCTTCGCGTCGTACGCGTACCCCTGCAACTCGCAGGTCGCCCGGGGGAAGCCGGGCATCCGACCGTCGGCGTAGGAGATGGCGTCCCAGGAGTCCTTCCAACACTGGTTCTGCAGACCGGTCTCCGGGTTGCGGGTCTGATACCAGAGGTAACCGGTGCCGAGCAGGTCGCCGTACGTGTCGATCCACCTCAACGCCGCGCGGACCTGCGGCTCCAGTCGGCGGACCAGCGCGTCGTCACCCGTCCAACGCTCGTACTCGTCGACCAGGATGACGAACAGCGGTGTCGAGTCGGCCGACCCGTAGTACGGCGAGTGCGGCTGCTCCTCGAAGCCGGCGGTCTCCCCGTACCGCAGCTCGTGCAGGATCTTGCCGGGCTCCTCGTCCCGGAAGTCGTCCACCCGCTGCCCCTGCAGGCCGGCCAGCATCAGGATGGTCGGCGGGACCAGCTCCGGCAGGAACGGCAGCACCTGCAACGACGTGATGATGCTGTCCCGCCCGAACAACGTCATGAACCAGGGCAGCCCGGCGGCGATCAGCCGCACGCCCAGGGCGATCGACTCGTAGCGCAGTGCGGCCAGGTCGTTGAGGCTGCGCCGGTACGCACCGGCGAGTGGCTCACAGTCGCAGCCGAGCTTCGGTGCCCGGTCGATCAGCTCCTGCTGTTCGGCCCGGATCGCGTCCGCGCTGCGGCTCCCCCCGTACGGGAGGGTCGCCCGGATGTCCTCACCGCGCGCCCCGTAGACCACGCTGGACACGTGCAGCCGGGTGGTCCACCTGCTGTTGCTGGCGATCCGGATGCGGAAGGTCAGCCCGTCGGCGTCGACCTGCGCCGGCGCGGTGGTCGTGACGGTCGTCTCCCGGTGGAACGCCTCTCGCCGGTAGCTGAGTCGCAGTTCGTCGTCGGAGGCCGTGATCGTGGTCGTGCCGCGCTTGCGGCGGGAGTCCTTGATCTCGAACAGGTCGGCGAAGTCGGCCTCGACATCGATCCGAACGGTGAACTCGACCTCCGTGCCGGTGTGGTTCAGCACGGTCAGCTCCTCCTGGAAGCTGCCCACGATGGCCCGGCTGCGGATCACCGACGCCTTCGCGTCGAGGTAGTGCGTGGGCTCGCCGGGGGCGAGGAAGAACTTGGTGCGGTACGACTCGCCGTCGTCCGTGGAGAGGGCGTGCAGCCGCTGGCCGTCGAGGGTGAGGATCCACTTGGACAGGAAGCGGGTGTCGAAGGAGAACAACCCGGTGGGGAAGTCGTGGGACGGTTCGATGTCCCCCCGGTGATCGCTGACCAGGAAGGTGTTGCCGTCCAGGATGCTGACGAGGTTCCTCACGCCGGTCGTCCGGCTGCTCTGCGCGCCGTCTCGCGGGGGTCGCGGGTGCCGGGCGGGCTCGGGAAGAACCGGCGGAAGGCGAGGAAGAGCACCACGTTCCCGCTGAACGTGCTCTCGTTGCGCAGCACCGCCGCGACACCCTGGGCCGCACCGCTGATCAGCCGGTCGAAGAGAGTCTCGCTGCTGTACCAGATGGCGTCGGCCGGGCCGCGCTCGCGCGTGACCTGCACCGACCCTGGTCCCATCCGGACCAGCCAGTGCTCGGTCCGGTGGTCGCTGCCGAGGTCGATCTGGAGGGTCCCCTCGGGCAGGCCGACCAGGACGTCGGGGGCGCGCGCCGGCAGTGATTCGAAGAACCTCTCCGCCGCCTCGGTCACATCCGAATCGTAGGCAGTCGCCCGAGATGTCGGGTCGGTATCGGCACTCCGAGGATGCTCAGTAGACCAACGCCTGAGCGCCTTCGGTCATCGCCTCCTCGACGAAGACAGCGGCACCCGCGATCCGGACCCCGGGCAGCACGTCGTCCGGGCCGATCTCCCGTCGGGCCGCGCACTGGGTGCAGGCGGTCACCCGGCCACTGGTCAGGATGACGTGCAACAACTCGGCCAGAGGCGCGGAGTGCGGCAGCTCGAACTGTTGGGCGCGACCGGGCACCGCGAACCAGGTCGATTCACCGGTCAGCCAGAGCGACACGTCCACCCCGGCCGCGACAGCCGTCGCGGCGACAGTGAACGCCTGCGCGCACCGCTCCGGGGCGTCCGCCCCCGCGGTGGCCTTGACGACGAGAGTGCGGGCCATGTGGCCCAGCATAGGATGGTCGGGATGGTTACCGAGATCGGGTTTGTCAGCCTGTTGGTCGCGGGCCTGGGCGGGCTCGCCGGTGGCCTGGTCTACCTTGCCGTACGCATGTCGAGAGGACGCTGGTGAGCGCGAGGAGTGAGCCGGGGTTGCGAGCCCCGCAGTCGCGAACGAAGGTGGTCCAGTGAGCGCGAGGAGTGAGCCGGGGTTGCGAGCCCCGCAGTCGCGAACGAAGGTGGTCCAGTGAGCGCGAGGAGTGAGCCGGGGTTGCGAGCCCCGCAGTCGCGAACGGAGACGGCTCGGTGAGCGAGAATCCGCTGCAGCCGCCGTGGCTGAACGCGCCGCCGGTTGAGGAGTACCCGTTCGAGGAGAGTTTCGACCTGCGGGTCGGGCCGAAGCTGCACCCCGCCCTGGACGGCCTGCTGCCCTACATCGGGCTGTGGCGTGGCCGGGGCAAGGGCGGCTTCCCCACCATCGAGGACTTCGACTACGCCCAGGAGATCCGGATCAGCCACGACGGGCGGCCGTTCCTGCACTACGAGTCCCGTGCCTGGATCCTGGACGAGCAGAGCAAGCCGGTCCGCCCGGCCGGTCGGGAGGTCGGCTGGTGGCGGCCGGTGCTGGTGGACGGGCGAGCGACCGATGAGCTGGAGGCGGTGCTCACCACGCCGACCGGGGTGATGGAGTTGCACCTGGGCAAGCGCACCGGCACGCAGGTCGAGTTCGCCACCGACGCGGTGGTCCGGACCCCGACCGCCAAGGAGGTCACCGGCGGTCACCGGCTCTTCGGCATCGTCGAGGGCGCGCTGCTCTACGCCCAGGAGATGGCCGCCATGGGGCACGGGCTCAGCCCGCACCTCTCCGCCCGGCTCGTCCGGGTCGGCGGCTGACCAGCCGGGGAAACCCGGCAGGCCGGCTGGTCCGGGTCGGCGGCTGACCAGCCGGGGAAACCCGGCAGGCTAGACGGGGAAACCCAGCAGGGCTTGCAGGGCGGGGGTGCGCGGGCAGTGGTCCCGGCGCACCCCGTCCAGCGTCCGGACCTCGACGAGCCCGCGTACCGAGGAGCTGAACCACACCCCGTCGGCGTCGTGCAGCTCGGTCGGCGTGACCATCCGTTCGGCGGCGCCCAGGCCCAACTCGTGGGCGTGCGCGAGCAGCCACGCCACGGTCGTGCCGGGCAGGATGCCGGTGGTGGCGGCCGGCACCGTGCAGAGCGTGTCTCCGGTGAACCACACCACGTTCGCGATCGGCCCTTCCAGGGCGTACCCGTCCGAGGAGACCCAGAGCACGTCGTCCACCCCGGCCCGGTGCGCCCAGCGGCGGGCGGCGCTGTTGACCGCGTACGAGGTGGACTTGATGCCGGCCGGCAACCAGTCGAGGCCGGTACGCGAGTCGGCGGGCACGCCCAGCGGCAGGATCGCCACGGTGATCCCGGTGCGTCGCGCCGCCCGAGACGACGCCGGCACCTCGCTCAACGTGGCGTAGACGGTCGGTGGGCCGCCGGCCTCGGAGCCTCGGGTGCAGACCAGCCGCAGCGCGCCCTCCACCTGGACGGGCCAGCCCGTGCGTACCGTGTCGAGCAGGTCGACGAGGGCGTCGGTGGGGGGCAGGTCCAGCTCGACGGCCGCCGCGGCGGTGGTCATCCGGGCCAGATGCTCGTCGCGCAGCCACGGCCGGCCCTCGCGCAGATGCATCGACTCGAAGAGCCCGTCGCCGCGCAGGACCCCCAGGTCGTCGCCGCGGAGCACGGGCTCGTCGGCAGCGATCAGGCCCCGACCGAGCACGGCGATCCGGGTGCTCGGAGAGGCCGGGGCGGTTCCGGCGGACGACGTCACCATGACCGCCGAGCGTAGCGGCGACGGGCCGCTCGCAGGGGGTCGCAGCGATTGCCGAACTATGATCGGACCGTGTCCGAATCCTCCCTCGCGGAAATGCTGCGGGCCCGTGGGCTGCGGCTGACGCCCCAACGGCAGCTCGTCCTCCAGGCGGTGCTCGATCTGGGGCACGCCAGCCCGGAGCAGGTGCACACCGCCGTGCGGGAGGTCGCCGCCGGCGTCAACATCACCACCATCTACCGCACACTCGAACTGCTGGAACGGCTCGGCCTGGTCACCCACACCCACCTGTCGCACGGCTCGCCGACCTATCACGCGGCGGGTGAGCACCAACACGTCCACCTGGTCTGCCGGGAGTGTGGCGCGATCGACGAGATCGATCCGGAGATGCTGCGCCCGCTCGCCGACCAGTTGGCCACGCAGCGGGGGTTCCGGGTGGACATCGGGCACGTGTCACTCTTCGGCGTCTGCGTACGCTGCGAGAACGGGGACGACAAATGATCGACATCGCGGGTGCGGTGGCCGTCGAGAGCATCGACGAGGCCAGCCGTGATCAGCCGGACGCGGCGCACGTCGCGGCCGGGGTGCGGGGGGTGGCCGCCCACTACGGCGACCCGTTGCGTGAGCAGCGCACCCTCGACACCGCCGTCGGCCTGGTCGACAGGTCGCACCGGGGGGTCGTCGCGGTGCCCGGGGAGGAGCGGGCGAGCTGGCTGCACACCGTCACCTCGCAGCACCTGACCGCGCTGGCCGCCGGTGAGGGCACCGAGTTGCTGGTGCTGTCCCCGCACGGCCACATCGAGCAGCACGCAGTGGTCGCCGAGGACGGCGAGACCGCCTGGCTGGACACCGAGCCGGGGGCGACCGAGGGCCTGCTGGCCTACCTGCAGAAGATGCGGTTCTTCAGCAAGGTCGAGCCGCGCGACGCGACCGCGGAGCGGGCGTTGCTGTCGCTGGTCGGGCCGGCGGCGACGGAGGCTCTGGGCACGCTCGGCGTGACCGGGCTGGCCGAGCCGGACCTGGTCGCGGTGCCGGGTCCGAAGTTCGCCCACGGTGCCGTGCCGCAGCGGGCGAGCGTCCGGTACGACGTGAAGCCGCTGCCCACCGGTGGCTGGGCCCGACGGGTTCCGCTCGGGGTGGACCTGCTGGTGCCCCGCTCGGCGATGGACCAGGTCGTGGCGGAGTTGCGGGGTGCCGGGGTGCCGGTCGCGGGGCTCTGGGCGTACGAGGCGATCCGGGTGGCCGCCCGCCGACCTCGGGTCGGGGTGGACACCGACCACCGGACGATCCCGGCCGAGGTCGACCTGATCGGTCCCGCCGTGCACTTGGACAAGGGTTGCTACCGGGGGCAGGAGACGGTGGCGCGGGTGCACAACATGGGCCGGCCGCCGCGTCGCCTCGTACTGCTGCATCTGGACGGGGTGACCACCGACCAACCGCCCGCGGCCGGTACGCCGGTGATGCTCGACGGCCGGGCGGTCGGCTTCGTCGGCACCGCCGTGCTGCACCACGAGCTGGGTCAGGTGGCGCTCGCTGTGGTCAAGCGGAACGTGCCGGACGACGCCGCGCTGCTGGTCGGCGAGACGGCGGCGGCGATCGACCCGTCCTGACCCGGGCGTCTAGGATCGCCGGCATGACGACAGGGACGTTGATCACGGTGGCCCCGACCGGCGCTGAGTCGGCCAAGGCGGAGGTGCCGGCGCTGCCGGTGACCCTCGACGAGCTGCTGCTCACCGCCAAGGAGTGCGAGGCGCTCGGCGCTTCCGTGATCCACGTCCACATCCGTGACGACGAGGCGCGGCCGACCCTCGACCCGGTGCGCCTGGCCGACACCGTGGCGGCGTTGCGGGACGGCACCGACCTGATCGTGCAGCTCTCCTCCGGTGGTGCGGTGACCGACCCGGAGGCCGCCCGGCTGGCCGTCCTCGACGCCCGACCGGACATGGCCTCCTGCACGATGGGCACTGTCAACTTCGGCGACGACGTCTTCCTCAACCGGTGGGAGTTCATCGTCGACCTGCACACCCGGATGCAGGAGCGCGGGATCGTGCCGGAGTACGAGATCTTCGACCTCGGTCACCTGTCCGCGTTGCAGCGTCTCCTCGGCAAGTACGGGCTGCCGGCCGGCGGGCACGTGCACGTCGACTTCGTGATGGGTGTGCCGGGAGGCATGCCGGGCACCACCGAGACACTGGTGGCGGCCCACCGGATGCTGCGGGACCTGCCCGAGGGCACCACCTTCTCGGCCACCGGCATCGGCCGCAGCACGATTCCGGTCATGCTGGCCTCGCTGTCGACCGGCGGGCACCTGCGGGTCGGCATGGAGGACACCGTGACGTACGCCAAGGGCCGCCCGGTGGAGTCGAACATGCAACTGGTCGCCCGCGCGGTGGGTTTCGCTCAGCTCGCCCAGCGTCCGCCGTTGACCACCGCCGAGGCTCGCGAGCTGCTCGGGTTGTAAGGCCGGAACCGCCCCGCGCTCCTGTCACCCGGGCGGTGGACCACCAGGTCACCCCGCCGACGGGCACCCCAGGACCGTCGGTACCGTCCAGCCCGTGACGAAGACGTACGAGGGTGGCGACCCGCTCGCCGAGGTGGTCCGTTCCGGGTTCGTGGAGGGTGCGCACCGCGGCTCGGTGGTGGTGCTCGACGCCGACGGCGCCGTGGTGGCGTCCGCCGGGGACGTGACCTCGCCGATTTTTCCCCGCTCGGCGAGCAAGCCGATGCAGGCGATCGGGATGCTCCGTGCCGGACTGCCGTTGACCGACCCGGCCGACGTGGCGCTGGTCGCGGCGAGTCACGCCGGTGAGGACTTCCACCTGGCCCGGGTCGGCGCGCTGCTGGACCGGGCCGGGTTGGACGCCTCGGCCCTGCACTGTCCGCCCGACCTGCCGGTGGGGGCGGCGGCCCGGGAGGCCGTGCTGCGCGCCGGGGGTGGCCCCACCCGGGTACAGATGAACTGCTCGGGCAAGCACAGCGGGATGCTGCTGACCTGCGAGGCCGCCGGGTGGCCGTTGGAGGGTTACTGGCGGCCGGAGCACCCGCTCCAGCAGCGGTTGCGGGCGGCGATCGAGGAGTTCACCGGTGAGCAGGTGGCGGCGGTGGGCGTGGACGGGTGCGGCGCCCCGGTGCTCGCGGTGTCGCTGACCGGGTTGGCCGGGGCGTTCCTCCGGCTGGTCGACGCCGAGCCCGGTTCGGTGCCGCGAACGGTGGCCGACGCCATGCGCGCGTACCCGGAGATCGTGGGCGGCACCCAGGCCGATGACAGCCGGCTGATGCGTGGCGTTCCGAGCCTGCTGGCCAAGGTCGGCGCCGAAGGTGTGATCACGGTGGCCGTGCCGGGTGTCGGCGCCGTCGCCCTGAAGATCGACGACGGCGCCGACCGGGCGCGGATGCCAGTGCTGGTCTCTGCGCTGCGGCGGCTCGGTGTGGACGCCCCGGTGCTCACCGAGTACGCCGAGGTGCCGCTCTTCGGCGGCGGAGTTCCGGTCGGGGCGGTCCGCCCGCTCTGGTGAGCCGGGGTGGTCAGCCGAGGAAGTCGAGCAGTGCGGCGTTGACGGGCTCCGGGCGTTCCAACGGCAACAGGTGCCCGGCGTCCGGGACGTCCGGCAGCCGTACCGCGCCGGGGACCTCGGCGGCGATCCGGTCGGCGAGCCGGCGGATGTCCGGTACGTCCGCCGCGCCTGCGGTGACCAGGACCGGCACCGTCAGCTCGCCGAGGCGACCGATGGCCGGCGGTGTCAGTTCGCCGACCTCGACCGCGCCGAGCGCCAACTCGGCGGCGAGCGCGCGCTGGTCCATCTCCTGCGCGAAGGCGATGAGCGCGGGGTCGACGTCGGCCGGCTGACGACCCGGGCCGACCACCCAGAACCGCACCTCGCCGGCCGCGCCCGCGACGAAGTCGTCGGGGTCGACCTCGCCGACCAGATCGTCCCAGAGGTCGTTCGCCTCGTCGGACCACTCGTTGCCGGAGACAGCGGTGTCGAACAGCGCGAGCGCGCTCACCCGGCCGGGGTGGGCGAGCGCGGTGTCGATGGCGACCGCGCCGCCGAAGGAGCAGCCGACCAGGGCGGCCCGGGGCAGGTCGAGTGCGTCCAGCAGCCCCGCCACGTCGTCGTGGTGCGCGAACGGCGTCGGCGGTAGCTCGGAGTCTCCGTAGCCGCGCAGGTCCGGGACGATGACCCGGTGGCGGGCGGCGAGCGCGGAGATCTGCCCCCGCCACATCCGCCGGTCGGCGATGCCGGCGTGCAGCAGTACGACTGGCGAGCCGGTGCCCGCCTCGTCGTACGCGATGCTTGCTCCATTGACTGTGATCTTGTGCACGGACGGACCGTACGGAGCCGCGAGCCGGGGCGCAACCGTGATGCTGAGACCTTGCTAACTCTGGCTAGCGTTTTGCTTGCAGCAGCTAGCGCGGCCGGTTAGCGTCGCAGTCATGGCCACCTCGAAGGACCTTCCCGACGTCGGCGGGTTCATCCGCGATCTGCGGCGGAACGCCAAGATCTCGCTCCGGCAGCTCGCCGAGCAGGCCGGGGTCAGCAACCCGTACCTCAGTCAGATCGAGCGCGGCCTGCGCAAGCCCAGCGCCGAGGTGCTCCAGCAACTGGCGAGCGCGCTGCGGGTCTCCACCCCGGCCATGTACCTGCGCGCCGGGCTGCTCGACGACAAGGAAGGTCACGGCGTGCTCGCTGCCATCGCCGTGGACACCGACCTGACGATGGCCCAGAAGCAGTCCCTCAGCCAGATCTACGAGACGTTCCGCCGGGAGAACA
This window harbors:
- a CDS encoding glycogen debranching N-terminal domain-containing protein, with the translated sequence MRNLVSILDGNTFLVSDHRGDIEPSHDFPTGLFSFDTRFLSKWILTLDGQRLHALSTDDGESYRTKFFLAPGEPTHYLDAKASVIRSRAIVGSFQEELTVLNHTGTEVEFTVRIDVEADFADLFEIKDSRRKRGTTTITASDDELRLSYRREAFHRETTVTTTAPAQVDADGLTFRIRIASNSRWTTRLHVSSVVYGARGEDIRATLPYGGSRSADAIRAEQQELIDRAPKLGCDCEPLAGAYRRSLNDLAALRYESIALGVRLIAAGLPWFMTLFGRDSIITSLQVLPFLPELVPPTILMLAGLQGQRVDDFRDEEPGKILHELRYGETAGFEEQPHSPYYGSADSTPLFVILVDEYERWTGDDALVRRLEPQVRAALRWIDTYGDLLGTGYLWYQTRNPETGLQNQCWKDSWDAISYADGRMPGFPRATCELQGYAYDAKIRAARLARTFWNDPAYADRLEREAADLKRRFDRDFWIADRGYYALALDADGRQVDALTSNIGHLLWSGIVDESRAGKVVEQLLGPRLFSGWGVRTLAADEGRYNPIGYHVGTVWPFDNSIIAWGLWRYGYRKEAGLICDTMLAASRYFDGRLPEAFAGYARDLTDYPVEYPTACSPQAWSTGTPLLLLRVMLGLDPQGEHLIIDPAVPPGMGRVELLNIPGRWGMVDALGRSHESADQPQGD
- a CDS encoding DsrE family protein; the encoded protein is MLGHMARTLVVKATAGADAPERCAQAFTVAATAVAAGVDVSLWLTGESTWFAVPGRAQQFELPHSAPLAELLHVILTSGRVTACTQCAARREIGPDDVLPGVRIAGAAVFVEEAMTEGAQALVY
- the mtfM gene encoding small membrane protein MtfM; this translates as MVTEIGFVSLLVAGLGGLAGGLVYLAVRMSRGRW
- a CDS encoding FABP family protein, with the translated sequence MSENPLQPPWLNAPPVEEYPFEESFDLRVGPKLHPALDGLLPYIGLWRGRGKGGFPTIEDFDYAQEIRISHDGRPFLHYESRAWILDEQSKPVRPAGREVGWWRPVLVDGRATDELEAVLTTPTGVMELHLGKRTGTQVEFATDAVVRTPTAKEVTGGHRLFGIVEGALLYAQEMAAMGHGLSPHLSARLVRVGG
- a CDS encoding aminotransferase class IV, which produces MVTSSAGTAPASPSTRIAVLGRGLIAADEPVLRGDDLGVLRGDGLFESMHLREGRPWLRDEHLARMTTAAAAVELDLPPTDALVDLLDTVRTGWPVQVEGALRLVCTRGSEAGGPPTVYATLSEVPASSRAARRTGITVAILPLGVPADSRTGLDWLPAGIKSTSYAVNSAARRWAHRAGVDDVLWVSSDGYALEGPIANVVWFTGDTLCTVPAATTGILPGTTVAWLLAHAHELGLGAAERMVTPTELHDADGVWFSSSVRGLVEVRTLDGVRRDHCPRTPALQALLGFPV
- a CDS encoding Fur family transcriptional regulator, whose product is MSESSLAEMLRARGLRLTPQRQLVLQAVLDLGHASPEQVHTAVREVAAGVNITTIYRTLELLERLGLVTHTHLSHGSPTYHAAGEHQHVHLVCRECGAIDEIDPEMLRPLADQLATQRGFRVDIGHVSLFGVCVRCENGDDK
- a CDS encoding folate-binding protein; translation: MIDIAGAVAVESIDEASRDQPDAAHVAAGVRGVAAHYGDPLREQRTLDTAVGLVDRSHRGVVAVPGEERASWLHTVTSQHLTALAAGEGTELLVLSPHGHIEQHAVVAEDGETAWLDTEPGATEGLLAYLQKMRFFSKVEPRDATAERALLSLVGPAATEALGTLGVTGLAEPDLVAVPGPKFAHGAVPQRASVRYDVKPLPTGGWARRVPLGVDLLVPRSAMDQVVAELRGAGVPVAGLWAYEAIRVAARRPRVGVDTDHRTIPAEVDLIGPAVHLDKGCYRGQETVARVHNMGRPPRRLVLLHLDGVTTDQPPAAGTPVMLDGRAVGFVGTAVLHHELGQVALAVVKRNVPDDAALLVGETAAAIDPS
- a CDS encoding 3-keto-5-aminohexanoate cleavage protein codes for the protein MTTGTLITVAPTGAESAKAEVPALPVTLDELLLTAKECEALGASVIHVHIRDDEARPTLDPVRLADTVAALRDGTDLIVQLSSGGAVTDPEAARLAVLDARPDMASCTMGTVNFGDDVFLNRWEFIVDLHTRMQERGIVPEYEIFDLGHLSALQRLLGKYGLPAGGHVHVDFVMGVPGGMPGTTETLVAAHRMLRDLPEGTTFSATGIGRSTIPVMLASLSTGGHLRVGMEDTVTYAKGRPVESNMQLVARAVGFAQLAQRPPLTTAEARELLGL
- a CDS encoding asparaginase, encoding MTKTYEGGDPLAEVVRSGFVEGAHRGSVVVLDADGAVVASAGDVTSPIFPRSASKPMQAIGMLRAGLPLTDPADVALVAASHAGEDFHLARVGALLDRAGLDASALHCPPDLPVGAAAREAVLRAGGGPTRVQMNCSGKHSGMLLTCEAAGWPLEGYWRPEHPLQQRLRAAIEEFTGEQVAAVGVDGCGAPVLAVSLTGLAGAFLRLVDAEPGSVPRTVADAMRAYPEIVGGTQADDSRLMRGVPSLLAKVGAEGVITVAVPGVGAVALKIDDGADRARMPVLVSALRRLGVDAPVLTEYAEVPLFGGGVPVGAVRPLW
- a CDS encoding alpha/beta hydrolase, yielding MHKITVNGASIAYDEAGTGSPVVLLHAGIADRRMWRGQISALAARHRVIVPDLRGYGDSELPPTPFAHHDDVAGLLDALDLPRAALVGCSFGGAVAIDTALAHPGRVSALALFDTAVSGNEWSDEANDLWDDLVGEVDPDDFVAGAAGEVRFWVVGPGRQPADVDPALIAFAQEMDQRALAAELALGAVEVGELTPPAIGRLGELTVPVLVTAGAADVPDIRRLADRIAAEVPGAVRLPDVPDAGHLLPLERPEPVNAALLDFLG
- a CDS encoding helix-turn-helix transcriptional regulator; protein product: MATSKDLPDVGGFIRDLRRNAKISLRQLAEQAGVSNPYLSQIERGLRKPSAEVLQQLASALRVSTPAMYLRAGLLDDKEGHGVLAAIAVDTDLTMAQKQSLSQIYETFRRENTRLAEAQAAAEAGGTGPTGATAGATTPTDVGDEPADLANLAATGPTTAGGTPTEAVIESVAVTEAGTAPAPTSTNTPEKKAAGPAARKAAEAAEEETS